A stretch of the Nitratifractor salsuginis DSM 16511 genome encodes the following:
- a CDS encoding AI-2E family transporter — MDRRTLFVLILFSIALWGAYSIYAPFLLSMVVAVLLAMATSNLTRYLTRTLRSRKIATLVMVLLLFLLILAPIIYIATTGVEYLTHLDQQTIREIFAKARSLTENIPYVNHWAEEYLQVDKVIPYLKGISLYITKMGSKGLGFVKDTVMVIAFYAAAVYNQDRFIATLVALIPAPQRESREMVAEIASTMEVVIYSIIVTAVFEGFLFGIFVSYFGFDGLLFGAIYGFASLVPVVGGALVWVPLSLYAWSELGPQPALAIAIYSVVMISIIADTFIKPIIIKMIKEQLLHVQIRINELVIFFSIIAGMSTYGFWGMILGPAITTFLFAATRIYLVYSSALEE, encoded by the coding sequence TTGGATAGGCGCACCCTTTTTGTCCTGATCCTCTTCTCCATCGCGCTATGGGGAGCGTACAGTATCTATGCACCCTTCCTCCTGAGTATGGTCGTGGCGGTGCTTTTGGCTATGGCCACCAGCAACCTGACCCGATATTTGACCCGGACCCTGCGCTCCCGCAAGATCGCGACCCTGGTGATGGTGTTGCTGCTCTTCTTGCTGATTTTGGCTCCCATCATCTACATCGCCACCACCGGTGTCGAATATCTGACCCACCTCGATCAGCAGACGATCCGGGAGATCTTCGCCAAAGCAAGGAGCTTGACGGAGAACATTCCCTATGTCAATCATTGGGCCGAAGAGTATCTCCAGGTCGACAAAGTTATTCCCTACCTCAAAGGGATCTCCCTCTACATTACCAAAATGGGCAGCAAGGGCCTGGGCTTCGTGAAAGATACGGTGATGGTCATTGCCTTTTATGCGGCAGCGGTGTATAACCAGGATCGTTTCATCGCGACCCTCGTAGCGCTGATCCCCGCCCCCCAGCGTGAGAGCAGAGAGATGGTTGCCGAGATCGCTTCGACGATGGAAGTGGTGATCTATTCCATCATCGTTACGGCGGTTTTCGAGGGGTTCCTTTTCGGTATTTTTGTTAGTTATTTCGGTTTCGATGGCTTGCTCTTTGGGGCGATCTACGGTTTTGCCTCCCTGGTTCCTGTGGTGGGGGGTGCCCTGGTCTGGGTCCCCCTCTCCCTCTACGCCTGGAGTGAGCTGGGTCCTCAGCCGGCCCTGGCCATCGCCATCTATTCGGTGGTTATGATCTCCATCATCGCCGATACCTTCATCAAGCCGATCATTATCAAAATGATCAAAGAGCAACTCCTCCATGTGCAGATCCGGATCAATGAATTGGTGATCTTCTTCTCCATCATCGCCGGAATGAGCACTTACGGTTTCTGGGGGATGATCCTCGGTCCGGCGATCACCACCTTCCTCTTCGCCGCGACGCGGATTTACTTGGTCTACAGCAGCGCCTTGGAAGAGTGA
- a CDS encoding response regulator transcription factor: MSTNKMKILIIEDDPELAMVLSSYLSKHGMEVTAVEDPYIGLSTLTQKDFDLVILDLTLPGMDGLEVVEKIREHSDIPIIISSARDDITDKVIGMERGADDYMPKPYDPRELVTRIKTILRRTGGQKKKEEALFELDKEGRVIRFKGVPLELTAAEFDVLSMLIQHMNAAVSREQLLYESEHIDDESSVKNIDVIISRIRKKIAKIDPNHTYIRPVRGVGYLLTDKPTDEE; this comes from the coding sequence ATGAGTACGAACAAAATGAAGATTCTGATTATCGAGGATGATCCCGAGCTGGCGATGGTGCTCAGCAGCTACCTGAGCAAGCACGGGATGGAGGTTACGGCGGTGGAGGATCCCTATATCGGGCTTTCGACCCTGACCCAGAAGGATTTTGATTTGGTGATCCTGGATTTGACCCTGCCGGGGATGGACGGCCTGGAAGTGGTGGAGAAGATCCGGGAGCATTCGGATATTCCCATCATCATCTCCTCCGCACGGGACGATATCACCGACAAGGTGATCGGGATGGAACGGGGAGCCGATGATTATATGCCCAAACCTTACGATCCCAGGGAACTGGTGACCCGGATCAAAACGATCCTGCGGCGCACGGGAGGCCAAAAGAAGAAAGAGGAAGCTCTTTTCGAGCTGGACAAAGAGGGGCGGGTGATCCGCTTCAAAGGGGTTCCCCTGGAGTTGACCGCCGCGGAGTTCGATGTGCTCTCGATGCTGATTCAGCATATGAACGCGGCGGTGAGCCGGGAGCAGCTGCTCTATGAGAGTGAGCATATCGACGATGAGAGCTCCGTCAAGAATATCGATGTCATCATCTCCCGGATCCGAAAGAAGATTGCCAAGATCGATCCGAATCACACCTACATCCGGCCGGTTCGGGGGGTGGGCTATCTCCTGACCGACAAACCGACTGACGAAGAATGA
- a CDS encoding ArsS family sensor histidine kinase, protein MKNVSVTTFIHILFIIALIVLGATFYYLLYAGKDQRKLQQINRYKMISDTFLTREKLDENGTVLKKLYKHYGLEPVDPDKVKDEIESEGKTIFSGRSIYGNVRVFKTPKHNYIYVDRYDYMLMLLDKHPQDYIYELLLTIATILVLLLLFMYVMVLRKLYPLKRLHRRIEQFAAGDLNVKIDEMGEDEIGKIGRSFDKAIRHIKQLMSSKNLFMRNIMHELKTPITKGRIIVETIEDPMAKQVLTNAFERMNELISDLAEVERITMYNFQPELRDTTLKEVVDRTERILMTDKSKYEIQLSDRPLHTDVKLLALVLKNLMDNGIKYSPDHHVRLMTVGKRIEVRSVGEPLKEDLSYYTEPFSQEEKRSHGFGLGLYIVANILEKLGYGFRYRYDKQTEENVFEVIMD, encoded by the coding sequence ATGAAAAACGTCTCCGTCACCACCTTCATCCATATCCTTTTCATTATCGCCCTGATCGTCTTGGGAGCGACTTTCTACTATCTGCTCTATGCGGGGAAGGATCAGCGTAAACTCCAGCAGATCAACCGCTATAAAATGATCTCCGATACCTTCCTGACCCGCGAAAAGCTCGATGAGAACGGTACCGTTTTGAAAAAGCTCTACAAGCATTACGGATTGGAACCTGTCGATCCCGATAAGGTGAAAGATGAGATCGAAAGCGAGGGGAAAACGATCTTCAGCGGTCGTTCGATCTACGGAAATGTTCGGGTTTTCAAAACCCCGAAACACAACTATATCTATGTGGATCGCTATGACTATATGTTGATGCTGCTGGACAAGCATCCTCAGGATTACATCTACGAATTGCTCTTGACCATCGCAACGATCCTGGTGCTGCTGCTGCTTTTTATGTATGTGATGGTTCTGCGCAAACTCTATCCGCTCAAACGTCTTCATAGGCGAATCGAACAGTTCGCCGCCGGTGATCTCAATGTCAAAATCGACGAGATGGGGGAGGATGAGATCGGGAAGATCGGCCGAAGCTTCGACAAAGCCATCCGGCACATCAAACAGCTTATGAGTTCAAAAAACCTCTTTATGCGTAACATTATGCACGAGCTCAAAACCCCTATCACCAAGGGGCGGATCATTGTCGAAACCATCGAGGATCCGATGGCCAAGCAGGTCCTCACCAATGCCTTTGAGCGGATGAATGAACTCATCAGTGACTTGGCGGAGGTGGAGCGGATCACGATGTATAATTTCCAGCCGGAGCTTCGGGATACGACGCTGAAGGAGGTTGTGGATCGAACCGAGCGGATCCTGATGACCGATAAGTCCAAATATGAGATCCAGCTGAGCGACCGCCCGCTCCATACCGACGTGAAGCTCCTGGCCCTGGTGCTCAAGAACCTGATGGACAACGGGATCAAATACAGCCCCGACCATCACGTGCGGCTGATGACGGTAGGCAAGCGGATCGAAGTTCGCTCCGTGGGCGAACCCCTCAAAGAGGATCTGAGCTACTACACCGAACCTTTCAGTCAGGAAGAGAAACGCAGCCACGGTTTCGGCCTGGGACTCTATATCGTGGCTAATATTTTGGAGAAGCTGGGCTACGGTTTCCGCTACCGCTACGATAAGCAGACGGAAGAGAATGTCTTTGAAGTGATTATGGATTGA
- a CDS encoding S8 family serine peptidase, which produces MSKSVLFFKIGAATLLSFSPLIAASTAPYAPGEVIVTYKSLTQLKGLRGLDARLHRFATLSRLEGRSILAVHSSSLSTQELIRYFQNDPNVVDVHPNYIYHLNQTPNDTYFDQLWAMKNTGQEINGKSGTPGADINATKAWDVSTGSSDYVVAILDTGVDYLHDDLKENIWSNSAECNGNAGVDDDDNGYTDDCHGYDFAADNDGNNDSDPMPDDPVDDNGHYHGTHVAGTIGAKGNNNLGVTGVNWNVTLLPVKVFRPSGGGYESDILEGIDYVATLKNAGVNIVAINASYGGSGSDDTMKNAIKSLGDLGILFVAAAGNDGDNNDRNPQYPASYDLDNIVAVAATDQNDQLTSFSNYGRKTVDLAAPGENILSTYPRDDSNVSRYAYADGTSMATPHVTGSVALVWDALHTKISGESNASVQAQIIKRHILANVDHLADLNGKVLTGGRLDLGAAVINHVQLQQTYAQTRVNKSVTIKVAGDNGTDREGDALSVRNPSASHGSVVVNSGDESLTYTPDDGFTGSDTIRVDINDSLGDSATATVVVDVLENHPPQAVDDQARVQENGSVRIAVLANDRDEDGDTLTLVEISQAPKHGKAEIDGNYIVYTPEESYIGNDSLRYTVSDGEANASASVSIEVYASTDDGGGSGGGSAGGFLSILLSLAAFLLLGIRGTSLENRKH; this is translated from the coding sequence ATGTCCAAGAGTGTCTTATTCTTCAAAATAGGGGCTGCAACGCTTTTGAGTTTCTCACCCCTCATTGCCGCCTCTACGGCACCCTATGCCCCCGGCGAAGTCATCGTCACGTACAAAAGTCTGACCCAATTAAAAGGACTGAGAGGGCTCGATGCCAGACTGCATCGCTTTGCCACCCTCTCCCGCTTGGAAGGACGCAGTATCCTCGCCGTGCACTCATCTTCGCTGAGCACACAGGAGCTGATACGTTATTTCCAAAACGACCCCAATGTAGTTGATGTCCACCCCAACTATATCTACCATCTCAATCAAACCCCCAACGATACATATTTTGACCAACTCTGGGCAATGAAAAATACCGGACAAGAGATCAACGGCAAGAGTGGAACGCCCGGTGCCGATATCAATGCCACCAAGGCGTGGGATGTCAGTACCGGTTCCAGCGACTACGTAGTCGCCATACTCGATACTGGTGTGGACTACCTCCACGACGACCTCAAAGAGAATATCTGGAGCAACTCGGCTGAATGCAACGGCAATGCCGGAGTTGACGATGATGATAACGGCTATACCGACGATTGCCACGGTTACGACTTCGCTGCCGACAATGACGGGAATAACGATTCTGATCCCATGCCGGACGATCCTGTCGATGATAATGGACATTATCACGGCACCCACGTAGCCGGGACAATCGGCGCCAAAGGGAACAACAACCTTGGGGTGACCGGAGTCAACTGGAACGTCACACTCTTGCCGGTGAAAGTTTTTCGTCCGAGTGGGGGCGGCTATGAGAGCGATATTTTAGAAGGGATCGATTATGTAGCTACCCTGAAAAACGCCGGGGTCAACATCGTCGCCATCAATGCCTCCTATGGGGGGAGCGGCAGTGACGACACGATGAAAAATGCCATCAAAAGCCTGGGAGACTTGGGGATCCTTTTTGTCGCCGCGGCAGGAAACGACGGTGATAACAACGATCGAAATCCCCAATATCCCGCCTCTTATGATTTGGACAATATTGTCGCCGTAGCCGCCACCGATCAAAACGATCAGCTCACCTCATTCTCAAACTATGGCAGAAAAACCGTCGACTTGGCGGCTCCAGGAGAGAATATATTGAGTACCTACCCCCGTGACGACTCCAATGTCAGTCGGTATGCCTACGCCGACGGTACATCTATGGCCACTCCGCACGTGACCGGCTCCGTAGCCCTGGTCTGGGATGCTCTGCATACCAAGATCTCCGGCGAAAGCAACGCGTCGGTCCAGGCCCAAATTATCAAGCGACACATCCTCGCCAATGTAGATCATTTGGCTGACCTCAACGGAAAGGTCCTCACCGGCGGCCGCCTCGATCTGGGTGCCGCGGTAATCAACCATGTGCAATTGCAACAAACCTATGCTCAAACCAGGGTTAATAAAAGCGTCACCATCAAAGTGGCCGGAGATAACGGCACCGACAGAGAGGGAGATGCTCTGAGTGTTCGCAATCCCAGCGCAAGCCACGGTAGTGTCGTTGTCAACAGTGGCGATGAGAGCCTCACCTATACCCCCGATGACGGCTTTACAGGAAGCGACACCATTCGTGTCGACATCAACGACAGTCTAGGAGACAGTGCCACGGCGACCGTTGTCGTAGATGTTTTAGAAAATCATCCTCCCCAAGCAGTAGATGACCAGGCGCGTGTCCAGGAGAATGGCTCGGTCCGTATTGCGGTATTGGCAAATGACAGGGATGAAGACGGCGACACACTCACCTTGGTAGAGATCAGCCAAGCTCCCAAACATGGAAAAGCTGAAATCGATGGCAATTACATCGTTTATACTCCTGAGGAGAGCTACATAGGCAACGACTCCCTCCGCTATACCGTCAGTGACGGAGAAGCCAACGCCAGTGCTTCGGTATCGATCGAAGTATATGCTTCTACAGACGATGGTGGTGGAAGCGGCGGCGGAAGTGCAGGAGGCTTCCTGAGTATCCTATTGAGCTTGGCCGCCTTTCTCTTGCTTGGAATCCGGGGAACTTCTCTTGAAAATAGGAAGCATTAA
- a CDS encoding (Fe-S)-binding protein — MEKFHYTSVSDACIKCGKCIPGCTIHLINPDETTSPRGFIDLLGAYERGELELDKNAKDIFESCFLCTHCTEVCPNSLPTDMVIEEVRHEIAEKFGIAWFKRGFFLLLRHRWLMDLMMKLGYTFRTCGFQDQPEKGGMTPRFKLPIIKSGRLLPSLGKTSFLNKYPEEVSHGGKRRVAIFIGCLANYNYTGIGDSLMEILEELGIDAFIPKDQMCCSAPAYFTGDFYTVEQLSKKNIEYFESFIDEVEAILIPEATCSAMIKHDWAVFFRNRGMSEWAERAEKLNEKIFMATEWLEKHTDLKERLAAKGVTMLQSVTYHDACHAKKVQGIWQEPRSLLSQNYEIKEMSDPNRCCGFGGVTMQTEKYHLAEAAGKPKAAMIAETGAQIVSAECSACRMQISNSLHQADVDVVFKNPVELIAEALKAEASDDSKSSQKS, encoded by the coding sequence ATGGAAAAGTTCCACTACACCTCCGTCAGCGACGCCTGTATCAAGTGCGGAAAGTGCATCCCCGGCTGCACCATCCACCTCATCAACCCCGACGAGACCACCTCCCCCCGCGGCTTCATCGACCTGCTGGGCGCCTATGAACGGGGCGAGCTGGAGCTGGACAAAAACGCCAAGGATATCTTCGAAAGCTGTTTTCTCTGCACCCACTGCACCGAGGTCTGCCCCAACTCCCTGCCGACGGATATGGTCATCGAAGAGGTGCGCCACGAGATCGCCGAGAAGTTCGGCATCGCCTGGTTCAAGCGGGGCTTTTTTTTGCTGCTGCGCCACCGCTGGCTGATGGATCTGATGATGAAGCTGGGCTATACCTTCCGCACCTGCGGCTTCCAGGACCAGCCCGAAAAGGGCGGGATGACCCCCCGCTTCAAGCTGCCCATCATCAAAAGCGGCCGTCTCCTGCCCAGCCTGGGCAAGACCAGCTTTCTCAATAAATACCCCGAAGAGGTCTCACACGGCGGCAAACGCCGGGTGGCGATCTTCATCGGCTGCCTCGCCAATTACAACTACACCGGCATCGGCGACAGCCTGATGGAGATCCTCGAAGAGCTGGGGATCGATGCCTTCATCCCCAAGGATCAAATGTGCTGCTCCGCCCCCGCCTACTTCACCGGGGATTTCTATACCGTAGAGCAGCTCAGCAAAAAGAACATCGAATATTTCGAGAGTTTCATCGACGAAGTCGAAGCGATCCTCATCCCCGAAGCCACCTGCTCGGCGATGATCAAGCACGACTGGGCCGTCTTCTTCCGCAACCGCGGGATGAGTGAGTGGGCCGAGCGGGCCGAAAAGCTCAACGAAAAGATCTTTATGGCTACCGAGTGGCTCGAGAAGCATACCGATCTCAAAGAACGCCTGGCCGCCAAAGGAGTCACCATGCTCCAAAGCGTGACCTACCACGACGCCTGCCACGCCAAAAAGGTCCAGGGGATTTGGCAGGAGCCCCGCTCCCTGCTCAGCCAGAACTACGAAATCAAAGAGATGAGCGACCCCAACCGCTGCTGTGGCTTCGGGGGCGTGACGATGCAGACGGAGAAATACCACCTGGCCGAAGCCGCCGGTAAACCCAAGGCGGCGATGATCGCCGAGACGGGCGCCCAGATCGTCAGCGCCGAGTGCAGCGCCTGCCGGATGCAGATCAGCAATTCCCTCCACCAGGCCGATGTGGATGTGGTCTTCAAAAACCCCGTGGAACTCATCGCCGAAGCCCTCAAAGCGGAGGCCTCCGACGATAGCAAATCATCACAAAAGTCCTGA
- the hemN gene encoding oxygen-independent coproporphyrinogen III oxidase translates to MSTIDLEKFSRYSRPGPRYTSYPTALEFSDAFSYERYLERLRSETGPLSLYVHLPFCRSACYFCGCNVVFTSKEEKLSEYVDYLKREIELLADQIDTSREVIQFHFGGGTPTYYKAFELDEIMKHIKKHFPNWSEEAEISVEIDPRFFNEDQMKVFKSHGFNRISFGVQDFDPKVQQEIHRIQPYETTKAAVELARKYGIESINTDLIYGLPYQTLESFQNTLRLARSLDPDRLAVFNYAHVPWLKKTMRKFDETTIPSPEVKLQILQYTIDYLTSEGYEMIGMDHFAKPEDELFGAIAKGELHRNFQGYTTKGGANLIGIGLTSIGEGQRYYAQNTKDMKAYEAAIDAGRLPYERGVELSDDDVLRKSVIMELMANFSVDIPRVEKEFGIDFADYFADALEKLEEFEEADLLSITPEAIRVHPTGTLLIRNIAMPFDAYMNKYEGQKKSFSKTV, encoded by the coding sequence TTGAGCACCATCGATCTGGAAAAATTCAGCCGCTACTCCCGTCCCGGCCCCCGCTACACCAGCTACCCCACCGCTCTGGAGTTCAGCGACGCCTTCAGCTACGAGCGCTACCTGGAGCGGCTACGCTCCGAAACGGGGCCGCTGTCACTTTATGTGCACCTGCCCTTTTGCCGGAGTGCCTGCTACTTTTGCGGCTGCAACGTGGTCTTCACCTCCAAGGAGGAGAAGCTGAGCGAATATGTCGATTACCTCAAGCGGGAGATCGAACTCCTGGCCGATCAGATCGACACTTCCCGGGAAGTGATCCAGTTCCACTTCGGAGGCGGGACCCCCACCTACTACAAAGCTTTCGAACTTGATGAAATTATGAAGCACATCAAGAAGCACTTCCCCAACTGGAGCGAAGAAGCCGAGATCAGTGTGGAGATCGACCCGCGCTTTTTTAACGAAGATCAGATGAAGGTCTTCAAGAGCCACGGCTTCAACCGCATCAGTTTCGGGGTCCAGGATTTCGACCCCAAGGTCCAGCAGGAGATCCATCGCATCCAACCCTACGAGACCACCAAAGCCGCCGTGGAGCTGGCACGGAAATACGGGATCGAGAGTATCAACACCGACCTGATTTACGGGCTTCCCTATCAAACCCTGGAGAGCTTTCAAAACACCCTCCGCCTGGCCCGCAGCCTCGATCCCGACCGGCTGGCGGTCTTCAACTACGCCCACGTCCCCTGGCTCAAAAAGACCATGCGCAAATTCGACGAGACCACCATCCCCAGCCCGGAAGTGAAGCTTCAGATTCTCCAATACACCATCGATTACCTCACCTCCGAGGGCTACGAGATGATCGGGATGGACCACTTCGCCAAGCCCGAGGATGAGCTCTTCGGCGCCATCGCCAAAGGGGAGCTCCACCGCAACTTCCAGGGCTACACCACCAAGGGAGGCGCCAACCTCATCGGCATCGGGCTCACCAGCATCGGGGAGGGGCAGCGCTACTACGCCCAGAACACCAAGGATATGAAAGCCTACGAAGCCGCTATCGACGCGGGGCGGCTGCCTTACGAGCGGGGGGTGGAACTCAGCGACGACGATGTCCTGCGCAAGAGCGTCATTATGGAGTTGATGGCCAACTTCAGCGTCGATATCCCCCGGGTCGAAAAGGAGTTCGGCATCGATTTCGCCGACTACTTCGCCGACGCCCTGGAGAAGCTGGAGGAGTTCGAAGAGGCCGATCTGCTCAGCATCACCCCCGAAGCGATCCGGGTGCATCCCACCGGCACCCTGCTGATTCGCAACATCGCCATGCCCTTCGACGCCTATATGAACAAATACGAAGGCCAGAAAAAGAGTTTCAGCAAAACCGTCTAG
- the argF gene encoding ornithine carbamoyltransferase yields the protein MRHFLTLKDFTRDELQEMIDLAIRIKAQTKAGEYVPYLKNQTLAMIFEKSSTRTRVSFETGIYQLGGTGLFLSSRDIQLGRGEPMKDTARVISRMVDMVMIRTFEQSKLEEFARYSRVPVINGLTDSYHPVQLMTDYLTMLEFGKENPVVAYVGDGNNMAHSWLYLAAIMGFELRVATPEGYECDPEVVAEAKKLAERYGRTLILGHDPKEAVKEADVVTTDTWVSMGQEEEKEQRVKDFAGFMVDKDLMALAKDDAIFLHCLPAYRGYEVSEAVFEEHAEEIFTEAENRLHAQKGIMVWLDQHRFDDAEIEN from the coding sequence ATGCGGCATTTTCTGACGCTCAAAGATTTCACGCGGGACGAACTTCAAGAGATGATCGACCTCGCCATCCGCATCAAAGCGCAGACCAAGGCGGGGGAGTATGTCCCCTACCTCAAAAACCAGACCCTGGCGATGATCTTCGAAAAGTCCTCCACCCGCACCCGGGTCAGTTTCGAAACCGGCATCTACCAACTCGGCGGCACCGGGCTTTTCCTCTCCAGCCGGGACATCCAGCTGGGCCGGGGTGAACCGATGAAGGACACCGCCCGGGTCATCAGCCGTATGGTCGATATGGTAATGATCCGCACCTTCGAGCAAAGCAAGCTCGAAGAGTTCGCCCGCTACTCCCGCGTCCCCGTCATCAACGGCTTGACCGACAGTTACCACCCCGTCCAGCTGATGACCGATTACCTGACGATGCTGGAGTTCGGCAAGGAAAATCCCGTCGTCGCCTATGTGGGTGACGGCAACAATATGGCCCACTCCTGGCTCTACCTAGCGGCGATTATGGGCTTCGAGCTGCGTGTCGCCACCCCCGAGGGCTACGAGTGCGATCCGGAGGTGGTGGCCGAGGCCAAAAAACTGGCCGAGCGCTACGGTAGAACCCTGATCCTGGGCCACGACCCCAAAGAGGCGGTCAAAGAGGCTGATGTGGTCACCACCGATACCTGGGTCAGTATGGGGCAGGAGGAGGAGAAAGAGCAGCGCGTGAAAGATTTCGCCGGCTTTATGGTGGACAAAGATCTAATGGCCCTGGCCAAAGACGACGCCATTTTCCTCCACTGCCTCCCCGCCTACCGGGGTTACGAAGTGAGCGAAGCTGTCTTCGAAGAACATGCCGAAGAGATCTTCACCGAAGCGGAGAACCGCCTCCACGCCCAAAAAGGGATTATGGTTTGGTTGGATCAGCATCGTTTCGACGATGCCGAAATTGAGAATTGA
- a CDS encoding ATP-binding protein: MKASELTELLGRLVETRLPAFVWGPPGIGKSSIVRQIAEERGLEFLDLRLSLLDPTDLKGIPFFDPESRQGVWAAPSFLPKEGESRGILFLDEINSAPPAVQASAYQLVLDRRVGEYELPEGWSIVAAGNRESDRGVVYRMPPPLANRFVHLEMEVALEDWKAWAYREGVVSELIAFLGFEPAALFAFDPTSKEKAFPTPRSWSFVDRMLKSGLEGERLLEGISGAVGREAAVKFVSFLQVRDRLPDLQAILAGEMPQIEEDPRVLAILVGGLVERLKDSTEPEVLDRVLRFSISLPGEFAVMLVKELQLAGIRVEESEAWGEWVRRYAYLLK, from the coding sequence ATGAAAGCGTCTGAGTTGACGGAACTTTTGGGGCGTTTGGTGGAGACGCGTCTGCCGGCCTTTGTTTGGGGGCCTCCGGGGATCGGGAAATCTTCCATCGTCCGGCAAATTGCCGAGGAGCGGGGCTTGGAGTTTCTGGATCTGCGCCTTTCGCTGCTGGATCCTACCGATTTGAAGGGGATCCCTTTTTTCGATCCCGAGAGCCGGCAAGGTGTCTGGGCGGCGCCGAGCTTTCTGCCTAAAGAGGGAGAGTCCCGAGGGATCCTCTTTTTGGACGAGATCAACAGCGCTCCGCCGGCGGTGCAGGCTTCGGCCTATCAGCTGGTACTGGACCGGCGGGTGGGGGAGTATGAGCTCCCCGAGGGCTGGAGCATCGTCGCCGCGGGGAACCGGGAGAGCGATCGCGGGGTGGTCTATCGCATGCCCCCGCCCCTGGCCAACCGCTTCGTCCATTTGGAGATGGAGGTTGCTTTGGAGGATTGGAAAGCCTGGGCCTATCGGGAGGGAGTAGTTTCGGAGCTGATCGCCTTTTTGGGCTTCGAGCCTGCAGCCCTCTTCGCCTTCGATCCCACTAGCAAAGAGAAGGCCTTTCCCACCCCCCGCTCCTGGAGCTTCGTGGACCGGATGCTCAAGAGTGGCCTGGAGGGGGAGCGGCTTTTGGAAGGAATCAGCGGCGCGGTGGGCCGGGAGGCGGCGGTGAAGTTCGTCAGTTTCCTTCAAGTGCGTGATCGCCTGCCCGATCTTCAGGCGATCCTTGCAGGAGAGATGCCACAGATCGAGGAAGACCCCAGGGTTTTGGCGATCCTGGTGGGAGGCCTGGTGGAACGGCTCAAAGATTCCACGGAGCCCGAGGTCCTGGATCGGGTCTTGCGTTTCAGCATAAGCCTGCCCGGGGAGTTTGCCGTGATGCTGGTCAAAGAGCTGCAACTGGCGGGGATCCGGGTGGAGGAGAGCGAAGCGTGGGGCGAGTGGGTGAGGCGGTATGCCTATCTGCTTAAATAA
- a CDS encoding vWA domain-containing protein codes for MSNPLDEAKARLMARSPYFGQIAATLKPAASEDLPTFRAEGGVLCYNPAWFSELEGAELETVLAHAALQKVLWHEKRGRGRHGKLWHLATEYAINALLADNGFDLPLEANYDPRYRGMYAEEIYASLLKERPPEEVEESDEVQEREEMQESEAAPESRQQERFKTQAGESETKEEPTEGDALEAAFLEQIALSSEREGKLPKGLERLVPRYFQRRIDWRERLGRYLESYLKSGYSFSPPNLKHLYRGIALPRPSSETLHIAVALDCSGSVDRELLELFAGEVEMILQHFPDYRLELMMADAQVRSHRTLSPGEPLEWEVKGRGHTDFRPVFDYLENEIHEKPRLLIYFTDGAGSFPETEPAYEVLWVLSREAEVPFGEAIIMKS; via the coding sequence ATGTCAAATCCGCTTGATGAGGCGAAGGCCCGTTTGATGGCCCGTTCTCCCTATTTCGGGCAGATTGCCGCTACGCTCAAGCCGGCGGCTTCGGAGGATTTGCCCACCTTCCGGGCCGAGGGGGGTGTGCTGTGCTACAACCCCGCCTGGTTCTCTGAGCTGGAGGGGGCGGAGCTGGAGACGGTCCTGGCCCACGCGGCGCTGCAGAAGGTGCTTTGGCACGAGAAGCGGGGCCGGGGGCGTCACGGAAAGCTCTGGCACCTGGCGACGGAGTATGCGATCAACGCCCTTTTGGCGGATAACGGTTTTGATTTGCCCCTGGAAGCCAACTACGATCCCCGCTACCGGGGGATGTATGCCGAGGAGATCTACGCAAGTTTGCTCAAGGAGCGGCCGCCTGAAGAGGTGGAGGAGAGTGATGAGGTTCAAGAACGGGAGGAGATGCAGGAATCGGAGGCGGCTCCGGAATCCCGTCAACAGGAGCGTTTCAAGACTCAGGCAGGGGAGTCGGAAACCAAGGAGGAGCCTACAGAGGGCGATGCTTTGGAGGCGGCCTTTTTGGAGCAGATTGCCCTTTCATCGGAGCGGGAGGGGAAGCTCCCCAAAGGCTTGGAGCGTCTGGTCCCCCGCTATTTTCAGCGGCGCATCGATTGGCGGGAGCGGCTGGGGCGCTACCTGGAGAGTTATCTCAAGAGCGGCTACAGCTTCAGCCCGCCCAATCTCAAACACCTCTATCGGGGCATCGCCCTTCCCAGGCCCTCCTCCGAGACGCTCCATATCGCCGTGGCCCTCGATTGTAGCGGTTCGGTGGACCGGGAGCTGCTGGAGCTCTTTGCGGGGGAGGTGGAGATGATCCTGCAGCACTTCCCCGACTACCGCCTGGAACTGATGATGGCCGACGCCCAAGTACGCAGCCACCGGACCCTGAGCCCGGGAGAGCCGCTGGAGTGGGAGGTCAAAGGGCGGGGGCATACCGATTTCCGCCCCGTCTTCGACTATTTGGAGAATGAGATCCACGAAAAGCCGAGGCTGCTGATCTACTTCACCGACGGGGCGGGAAGCTTTCCGGAAACAGAGCCTGCCTATGAGGTGCTTTGGGTGCTGAGCCGGGAGGCGGAGGTGCCGTTTGGGGAGGCAATTATTATGAAGAGTTGA